One stretch of Streptomyces sp. NBC_00443 DNA includes these proteins:
- a CDS encoding D-arabinono-1,4-lactone oxidase: MSSTASGRNGTWRNWSGTVAARPAREVTPASVEELAAAIRRAGEDGLRVKAVGSGHSFTSIAATDGVLIRPQLLTGIRDIDREAMTVTVEAGTPLRRLNAALAREGLSLTNMGDIMEQTVSGATSTGTHGTGRESSSIAAQIKALELVTADGSVLTCSEKENPEVFAAARIGLGALGVVTAITFAVEPIFLLSAREEPMPLDKVLSDFDQLWAENEHFEFYWFPHTGSTNTKRNNRSAGPERPVPQLRGLFEDEFLSNGVFQVAQWVGRAAPASIPTIARVSSRALSARTYTDIPYKVFTSPRRVRFVEMEYAVPREAVVETLRELKAMVERSGLRVSFPVEVRTAPADDITLSTASGRDSAYIAVHMVKGAPYQRYFTAAEHIFTAHEGRPHWGKVHTRDAEYFAQVYPRFGEFTALRDRLDPDRRFQNDYLRRVLGA, from the coding sequence TTGAGCAGCACAGCGAGCGGCAGGAACGGCACGTGGCGTAACTGGAGCGGCACGGTCGCCGCCCGCCCCGCACGGGAGGTCACTCCAGCCTCCGTCGAGGAGTTGGCGGCGGCGATACGCCGGGCCGGCGAGGACGGCCTGAGGGTGAAGGCGGTGGGCAGCGGGCACTCCTTCACGTCCATTGCCGCCACCGACGGCGTGCTGATCCGCCCTCAGCTGTTGACCGGCATCCGCGACATCGACCGGGAGGCCATGACGGTCACGGTCGAGGCGGGCACCCCGCTCAGGAGGCTCAACGCGGCCCTCGCGCGCGAGGGGCTCTCGCTCACCAACATGGGCGACATCATGGAGCAGACGGTCTCCGGCGCCACCAGCACCGGCACCCACGGCACGGGCCGCGAGTCGAGCTCGATCGCCGCCCAGATCAAGGCCCTGGAACTGGTCACGGCAGACGGTTCGGTGCTCACCTGCTCCGAGAAGGAGAACCCCGAGGTCTTCGCGGCCGCCCGGATCGGCCTCGGTGCCCTGGGCGTCGTCACCGCGATCACCTTCGCCGTCGAGCCCATTTTCCTGCTCTCCGCGCGCGAGGAGCCGATGCCGCTCGACAAGGTCCTGTCGGACTTCGACCAACTGTGGGCCGAGAACGAGCACTTCGAGTTCTACTGGTTCCCGCACACCGGCAGCACCAACACCAAGCGCAACAACCGCAGCGCGGGCCCGGAGAGGCCGGTACCCCAGCTCCGCGGCCTGTTCGAGGACGAGTTCCTCTCCAACGGAGTCTTCCAGGTGGCCCAATGGGTCGGCCGCGCGGCGCCCGCCTCCATCCCCACGATCGCCCGGGTCTCCAGCAGGGCGTTGTCCGCGCGGACCTACACCGACATCCCCTACAAGGTCTTCACATCGCCGCGCCGGGTGCGTTTCGTGGAGATGGAGTACGCCGTCCCGCGCGAGGCCGTCGTCGAGACGCTGCGCGAACTGAAGGCCATGGTCGAGCGCTCCGGCCTCAGGGTCAGCTTCCCGGTCGAGGTGCGCACCGCGCCGGCCGACGACATCACGCTGTCCACCGCCTCGGGCCGCGACAGTGCGTACATCGCCGTCCACATGGTCAAGGGCGCGCCGTACCAGCGGTACTTCACCGCCGCGGAGCACATCTTCACCGCGCACGAGGGGCGCCCGCACTGGGGCAAGGTGCACACGCGGGACGCCGAGTACTTCGCTCAGGTATACCCGCGCTTCGGCGAGTTCACGGCGCTGCGGGACCGACTTGACCCCGACCGCCGGTTCCAGAACGACTACTTGCGGCGGGTGTTGGGGGCGTAG
- a CDS encoding ferrochelatase produces the protein MPDARDATPYDALLLLSFGGPEGPDDVIPFLENVTRGRGIPTERLKEVGEHYFQFGGVSPINDQNRALLDALRKDFAEHGLDLPIHWGNRNWAPYLTDTLREMVADGRRRILVLATSAYASYSGCRQYRENLADSLAALEAEGLELPKVDKLRHYFNHPGFLEPMIDGVLDSLADLPEDVRDGAHIAFSTHSIPTAAADSSGPVEEHGEGGAYVEQHLDVAQLIVDAVRERTGVDHPWRLVYQSRSGTPHIPWLEPDICDHLEERHAAGAPAVVVAPIGFVSDHMEVLYDLDTEARAKAEELGLPMRRSATVGDDPRFAAAIRDLVLERAAVERAQEVTPCALGGLGASHNLGPVGCCPARAPRPAAAGADSPYA, from the coding sequence ATGCCAGACGCGCGCGATGCCACCCCCTACGACGCCCTGCTCCTGCTCTCGTTCGGCGGCCCCGAGGGCCCGGACGACGTGATCCCGTTCCTGGAGAACGTCACCCGCGGGCGAGGCATCCCCACCGAGCGCCTGAAGGAAGTCGGCGAGCACTACTTCCAGTTCGGCGGCGTCAGCCCCATCAACGACCAGAACCGCGCCCTGCTGGACGCCCTGCGCAAGGACTTCGCCGAGCACGGTCTGGATCTGCCGATCCACTGGGGCAACCGCAACTGGGCGCCGTACCTGACGGACACGCTGCGCGAGATGGTCGCCGACGGCCGCCGCCGCATCCTCGTCCTCGCCACCAGCGCCTACGCGTCCTACTCGGGCTGCCGGCAGTACCGCGAGAACCTCGCTGACTCGCTCGCCGCCCTGGAGGCCGAGGGCCTGGAACTGCCGAAGGTCGACAAGCTGCGGCACTACTTCAACCACCCCGGCTTCCTGGAGCCGATGATCGACGGTGTGCTGGATTCCCTGGCCGACCTGCCCGAGGACGTCCGGGACGGCGCCCACATCGCGTTCTCGACCCACTCGATCCCGACCGCGGCCGCCGACAGCTCCGGCCCCGTCGAGGAACACGGCGAGGGCGGGGCGTACGTCGAGCAGCACCTGGACGTCGCGCAGCTGATCGTCGACGCCGTACGCGAGCGCACCGGCGTCGACCACCCCTGGCGGCTCGTCTACCAGTCCCGCTCCGGCACCCCGCACATCCCGTGGCTGGAGCCCGACATCTGCGACCACCTCGAGGAGCGGCACGCTGCCGGTGCCCCGGCCGTCGTGGTCGCCCCCATCGGCTTCGTCTCCGACCACATGGAGGTCCTCTACGACCTCGACACGGAGGCCAGGGCCAAGGCCGAGGAGCTCGGCCTGCCGATGCGCCGCTCGGCCACCGTCGGCGACGACCCGCGGTTCGCCGCCGCGATCCGCGACCTCGTCCTGGAGCGCGCCGCCGTGGAGCGCGCGCAGGAGGTCACGCCCTGCGCCCTCGGCGGGCTCGGGGCGAGCCACAACCTCGGCCCGGTGGGCTGCTGCCCGGCCCGGGCACCCAGGCCCGCCGCGGCGGGCGCCGACAGCCCCTACGCATGA
- a CDS encoding MFS transporter gives MPSPYRALFAAPGSKGFSAAGFLGRMPLSMMGIGVVTMVSQLTGRYGLAGALSATIALAAAVAGPQVSRLVDRYGQRRVLRPATLIALVGAALLLFAAHYEWPDWVLFVACVGIGCVPSIGAMTRARWAALYRGTPQLHTAYSFESVIDEVCFIFGPIISIGLSTAWFPEAGPLLAGCFLAVGVFWLTAQRATEPAPHPREQHDDGSALRSLGLQVLVATFVATGAIFGAVDVVTVAFAEEQGHKGAASVVLALYAAGSCAAGAVFGLLRFKGAPERRWLLGICAMAVSMIPLLLVGNLPFLAVALFVSGMAVAPTMITTMSLIEEHVPRAQLTEGMTWVSTGLAVGVALGSSAAGWVIDAAGAGAGYGVPAVSGAVAVVVGFLGYRRLSKPAPRRGGTVEQHSERQERHVA, from the coding sequence GTGCCGAGCCCCTACCGCGCCCTGTTCGCCGCCCCCGGCTCCAAGGGCTTCTCCGCCGCGGGGTTCCTCGGCCGGATGCCGCTGTCGATGATGGGCATCGGCGTCGTGACCATGGTGTCCCAGCTGACCGGGCGGTACGGCCTCGCCGGCGCGTTGTCCGCCACCATCGCGCTCGCCGCGGCGGTGGCGGGTCCGCAGGTCTCGCGGTTGGTCGACCGGTACGGGCAGCGGCGGGTGCTGCGTCCCGCGACGCTGATCGCGCTCGTGGGGGCGGCCCTGCTGCTGTTCGCCGCCCACTACGAGTGGCCGGACTGGGTGCTGTTCGTGGCATGCGTCGGCATCGGCTGCGTGCCGAGCATCGGGGCGATGACCCGTGCCCGCTGGGCCGCCCTGTACCGCGGGACGCCTCAGCTGCACACCGCGTACTCCTTCGAGTCGGTGATCGACGAGGTCTGCTTCATCTTCGGGCCGATCATCTCCATCGGCCTGTCCACGGCGTGGTTCCCGGAGGCCGGGCCGCTGCTCGCGGGCTGCTTCCTGGCGGTCGGCGTCTTCTGGCTGACCGCACAGCGGGCCACCGAGCCCGCGCCGCACCCGCGCGAGCAACACGACGACGGCTCGGCGCTGCGCTCGCTCGGACTCCAGGTCCTGGTGGCCACGTTCGTGGCCACCGGAGCGATCTTCGGTGCCGTCGACGTGGTCACCGTGGCCTTCGCCGAGGAGCAGGGCCACAAGGGCGCCGCGAGTGTCGTCCTCGCCCTGTACGCGGCCGGCTCCTGCGCGGCGGGCGCCGTGTTCGGGCTGCTGCGCTTCAAGGGAGCGCCCGAACGTCGTTGGCTGCTGGGCATATGCGCGATGGCCGTGAGTATGATCCCCCTCCTACTGGTCGGAAACTTGCCGTTTCTGGCCGTGGCGCTGTTCGTCTCGGGCATGGCCGTCGCTCCCACGATGATCACGACCATGTCCCTGATCGAAGAGCACGTACCTCGCGCGCAACTGACCGAGGGCATGACCTGGGTGAGCACCGGGCTCGCGGTCGGGGTCGCGCTCGGCTCCTCCGCCGCCGGCTGGGTGATCGACGCCGCCGGTGCGGGCGCAGGGTACGGGGTTCCGGCGGTGTCCGGGGCCGTCGCGGTCGTGGTCGGTTTCCTGGGGTACCGCCGGCTCAGCAAGCCGGCTCCGCGTCGGGGAGGCACCGTTGAGCAGCACAGCGAGCGGCAGGAACGGCACGTGGCGTAA